A part of Variovorax sp. HW608 genomic DNA contains:
- the hpaD gene encoding 3,4-dihydroxyphenylacetate 2,3-dioxygenase, whose translation MGKLALAAKITHVPSLYLSELDGPRKGSRQAAIDGHREIGRRCRELGVDTIVVFDTHWLVNASYHLNCAPHFKGIYSSNELPHFISNMPFEIPGNPELGKLLAKTCNEWGVETLAHDATTLGPEYGTLVPMRYMNEDLHFKAICVSALCTGHYLNDSARLGWAMRRAVEDHYDGTVAFFASGSLSHRFAQNGLAPQFADRIWSPLLEHMDHDVVQMWQNGEWSDFCSMLPEYAVKGHGEGFMHDTAMILGALGWSAYDGKAEVITPYFGSSGTGQINAIFPVTPQDGRAIPKAQASSAEGFQAVSRL comes from the coding sequence ATGGGCAAGCTCGCACTCGCCGCCAAGATCACGCACGTCCCCTCCCTCTACCTCAGCGAGCTCGACGGTCCGCGCAAGGGGAGCCGCCAGGCCGCCATCGACGGCCACCGCGAAATCGGCCGCCGCTGCCGCGAACTGGGGGTGGACACCATCGTGGTGTTCGACACCCACTGGCTGGTCAACGCGAGCTATCACCTGAACTGCGCGCCGCACTTCAAGGGCATCTATTCGAGCAACGAGTTGCCTCACTTCATCAGCAACATGCCGTTCGAGATTCCGGGCAACCCGGAACTCGGCAAGCTGCTCGCGAAGACCTGCAACGAGTGGGGCGTGGAAACGCTGGCGCACGATGCCACCACGCTCGGGCCGGAGTACGGCACGCTGGTGCCGATGCGCTACATGAACGAGGACCTGCACTTCAAGGCGATTTGCGTGTCGGCGCTGTGCACCGGCCACTACCTGAACGACAGCGCGCGCCTCGGCTGGGCGATGCGCCGCGCGGTGGAGGACCACTACGACGGCACCGTGGCCTTCTTCGCGAGCGGCTCGCTCTCGCATCGCTTCGCGCAGAACGGGCTGGCGCCGCAGTTCGCCGACCGCATCTGGAGCCCGCTGCTCGAGCACATGGACCACGACGTGGTGCAGATGTGGCAGAACGGCGAATGGTCCGACTTCTGTTCGATGCTGCCGGAGTACGCGGTCAAGGGCCACGGCGAAGGTTTCATGCACGACACCGCGATGATCCTCGGCGCGCTCGGCTGGTCGGCCTACGACGGCAAGGCGGAAGTGATCACGCCCTACTTCGGCTCCTCGGGCACCGGGCAGATCAACGCGATCTTTCCGGTCACGCCGCAGGATGGGCGCGCCATTCCGAAGGCCCAGGCGTCGAGCGCCGAAGGCTTTCAGGCCGTTTCACGTCTCTGA
- a CDS encoding 5-carboxymethyl-2-hydroxymuconate Delta-isomerase, which produces MPHLVILYTPNIERETDMSALCRTLADTMLEQRDEAGKQVFPTGGTRVLAYPAAHYAVADGKGDYAFVYLNLRMAAGRSDAVKRRAGDALIESAKRHFEPVFARRLIGITLNVDESPGQVYDAKHSNLHPLFNNK; this is translated from the coding sequence ATGCCGCATCTGGTCATCCTCTACACGCCGAACATCGAGCGCGAAACCGACATGAGCGCGCTCTGCCGCACGCTGGCCGACACCATGCTCGAGCAGCGCGACGAAGCGGGCAAGCAGGTCTTTCCGACCGGCGGCACGCGCGTGCTCGCCTATCCGGCCGCGCACTACGCGGTGGCCGACGGCAAGGGCGACTACGCCTTCGTCTACCTCAACCTGCGCATGGCCGCGGGCCGCAGCGACGCGGTGAAGCGGCGCGCGGGCGATGCGCTCATCGAGAGCGCGAAGCGGCACTTCGAGCCGGTCTTCGCCAGGCGCCTCATCGGCATCACGCTGAACGTGGACGAAAGCCCCGGCCAGGTGTACGACGCCAAGCACAGCAACCTGCATCCCCTCTTCAACAACAAATAA